CGCGCTTGCTGCGCCGGAGCTCAGCTCTGGTAATAATCCCCGGACTTGATGCCCTTGTAGGATTCGATGTTCTGGATCGCGACAGGGTCGGCCTTGTTGAGGATGACACAGGCGAGACGGTCGCGAACGACCTCCGCTTCCACGAGCGCGTCGAGGACGAGATCCCGTTTCGTCTCGCCCCACTCCACGACGAAGACGAACTGATCGACAAAGCGTTCGATCACCTTCACATCCACGACCGACATGACCGGCGCGATCTCGATGATGATGTAATCGTAGGATTTGCGGGCAACGGCCAGCAGTTGCGCCATCATCGGCGATCCCAGCAATTCGGCCGAGTTTGGAATGCGGGCCGGGGAAACGCACGGCAGCACATGAAGCCCTGAACGTTGCCGCCTGGAGACAAGCCAGGGAAGCCGGGTGGGATTTTCCAGCGCTTCCAGCAGTCCCTCACGCGCATCGGGCGCCAATGCGGCGCTCAGCCTTCTGACGTGGAAATCGCTGTCGATGGCAAGGGTACGCGCACCTGACGCGGCGATCATGAGCGCCGCCAGATTGGCGCCGACGGTCGTCTTTCCTTCCTTCGGCTGCGAGGACACGATCCCGATGACCTTGGCGCCGTGCACGTTCCGGTTGGTATCGATCTGCGCCTTGACGTTGCGAAGCGCCTCGGTGAAGCGGGAATAGGGCGCGTCGAGGACAAATTCTTCCATCGGCGTCGACTTCGCCTCGACCAGCGGCAAGACGACGCATTTATTTCCGGTGACCTGCTCGACCGCCTTGGGGGTCCGGAACACGTCAGCGACCCATTCCTTGCCGACTGCGGCGCCGGCGCCAAGGAAAAGACCGAGCATCATGCTTCCCGCGAGCACGGCCCAACCCTTCTTGGAAGTCTTGGAAAGCGCGGGAACGGCTCGGGTAATGACCCGTGCGCTCTGCACCGGCATGGTCTCGGTCTCGATCGTGTTGATCTCTTTGTACTTCTGCAGCGTGCTGTCGTAGAGCTTGTGCAGGGCCTCGGCCGAGCTTTCGAGTTCGCGCAACTCGCTGCCGGCCTTGGTGCCTCCAGCCAGATTGGCGACGGCGGCGGCGATCTCGGTCTCGCGCGCCTTGGCGATCTGATATTCACTGGCGTAGGAATCGGCAATTCGCTGTTCCTCGCTTTTGATCGCACTCTGCAAGTCGTCGGCCTGACGGCGGAGCTTGACAGCGATGTCGTGCTTGCTTCCGACCTTGGACGCCACGTCGGCGGCCCTTGCCGACACCTCCCGGTACTGCGAACGAAGTTTTACGAGGTCGCTGTTGTTCAAGGCAAAGTTGATCACGCCGGATCTGGCCGGGTTCAGCAACGCGTCGGTTCCGACGATGGTTGTTATTTCATCGCCGTTCTTTTGTTGAATGCGATCGAACCGGCTCTTGGCTTCGGCCGTCGCGATCTGCGCGTTGGATAGTTGGATTTCCAGGTTGGCTCGCTGATCCTGGCCGCCCTGGCCGGGCCCGCCGCTCTTCAGGTTGTTGGCGGACTTGAAATCCTGCAGCGCGCGATCGGCCTCCGCCGCCTGCTTCTTCAGTTCGACCAGGCGATCCTGCAGCCATTGGCTCGCGACCTTGGTCGACTTGAGCTTGGCGTCGAGTGTTGTCGCGATATAGCTGTCGGCCAATGCATTGGCGATTTTGGCCGCCTTGTTGCGGTCTTCCGATTCGACGGAGACGTTGATGACGTTGGCGACGTCTTCCCGATTGACGGTCATTCGCTTGCCGACGGCCTCGACGGCGGCGCGCTCGAGCGCTGCCTCGGGATCGGCCGGCGGCGCGACGCTCATGCCGAGCAGGTTCCCCACCGCCTTTTTGAGGTCGCCGAGATAATCCGAAATCCGTGCGCCGCCCATCTTGGGCTGGCCGACGAATTCACTGTCGCGGGTCAGGCCCAGCGATCGCACGACGGGAATCACCACGCTGTCCGATGACACCACGAAGGTCTGGCTGCCGATCTCCGGCTCGTCAAACGTCGGCTGGTCGACGATCTTGTTGTTCTGCAAATACCGGCTCACGCTGCGGTCGACCAGAATGCGGGCGGAGCTCTTGTAGGGGTTCGGCACGGTGACGAAATAGACGGCCGCCAGCGCCAGTCCGATCAGAAATCCGTACAGGGGAAGACGCCAGCCCCGGCGCAATGTCTCGAGAACATCGGTGACGCCAATCGAGGGACGCGCGCTTGACCGCCGCGAAAATTCCGATCCATCGGAATAATCGTGCTCGGATTCGAGAGGCAATTCGTTGGTTCTGGCATCCATTGGATCGTATCCACTCGAGCGCTATTCAATCGTTGAGAGGGGCCGCGTAAAATCAGCGGCCGTTGCTCAGCTCTCAGGCGATCTCTTTCTTTGCAATTCTCGTCGTTGCTTCCCGTCGACAGCGGCGATGGCCCGCAACGTATCCTTGTTTGTCTTGAAGTTCTGGCTGATCAGTGCCGATGGTTAATGTGCATTAATTAATCAATCAGGAGCTTCGGCGGGCGAGGTCTGTATGCCCTGGGATGTGCGTGTCGACTGGTTGGTGGCCGCCGGGGTGGTGCCCTCGCTGATCCCTACGGTCGGAGGTATCGGCGATGAGGTGCCGGCGGGTTCGCTGCCGTTAACGGAATGGAACCAGGCGTTGGAAGCGGCGGGTCTGCGCGTGCCACGCGACGGGCCGGGGCGGCCGGCTCGCGGGCTGCCGGGCTTGGTGCCGCCAGATCCTGGTCCTCTCGCTGCGTGCGATGCCCTGGCGTGAAGCGGCTTCCAGTAACGGGCGATTTCGGCGACCAGAATCAGGAACACGATCCACAGCATTTCGAAGCCGCGCATCCACACGCTTTCGAGGCCGTTGGTGATGATGATTTGAAGGGCAAGCGTGAGCAGAAGCCAGGCCCGGGTCATGTCGCGACCGGCCACGCGCCCGATGGCGTGAAGCGTTGCGAAGATAAACGCCAGGAACAGCGCGTAACCGGCGTAGCCCAACTCGACCGTCACGTCCAAATAGCCGTTATGACCGTTCGGCATGTCCTTCACCCAGCCCGGGGCATTGACGATGCTGGGCGCATCGGGTCCGACCAGCCAGAACGATTGATATCCCCATCCCAGCAACGGCCGATGTTCGATTTCGGACTCCACGAAGTCCCAGATGATGGAGCGGCCGGTGAAGGTCGGATCGCCGTACAGGATGTAGGATATGCGATAGACGCTGAAGCCGGTCAGCGTCGTCAATATCATCCAGCAAGCCGGGATCGACAGCAGAATGAGCGCCGGGGAAAAGCGCGTCGCTCTTCGGATCAGCAATGTCGCTCCAGCCAGCAGTGGCGTCAGAAATGCGAGCCCCATCGCCGTTTTGGAATTACTCAAGACGAGCAGGACGGCGGCGGTGATGGCGATGAGAATACCAAACACCCGCCGTCTGCCGGGATGAAGCGTTTCATGAAGCGCCAGCAACAGCGCGATCGCCTCGCATTCGCCGAGATAGTTCTTTCCGGAGAAGTATCCCGGATAGCCCCAGGTCGCAAACTTGGTGTCGATCGGCGGCCTTCCGAGCACGAAGAATACATTGAGGATGGTGGCGATCGCAAAACACAGAAACAGGCCGCGCACCAGATCGGCCTTTCGCGATGCCAGCATCGCAGGCACGACGATGGAGACAACGATCATCGCCTGTTGCGAAAACCGGATGAACGAGGTCTCCGGCTTGAAAGCCCACAATACGCTGGTGCCCGCCAATGCGAGGTAGGCGAACAGCCAGACGATATGGGGAGGAAAGCTGAGGCGCGAAAAATTCCGGACCGCCAGGACGACGGCAATCGCCGCGAGCGCCGGCCAGAAAATCTTGCTCTCCGGCCGGGCTTCCATCAGGCAGGCCGAGTCGGTGGGGTCGCACGAGACGATGATGAGCGGGAACACGATCGTCGCATAGACGCACGCCAGGATCGGAATGAGAGCGTATCCGTCGATCGTCCGTGTCGACGATCGCGCTCCATCCATTTCGAGAGAATGCGTGGCGGCTCTGGGCATGCGGCACTCTAGCAGCGGTCGCTTTTGAGGTGTGTTCCTAGCATGCCGATAGTTAATGCCGGATGTGCCGCGCCGATCACTTAACCCTAATTTCAGACTTGCTGGTCAGCTGCGCCGTTCCGCTCGACATCGCAGGGTTCGACTGCGCAGATTCCGGCGACGCGCAGCCATTTTCCGAAGGGGATGCGCGATGCGCCACATCCGATTTCGCCGCTCCGGTATTGCTGGAGAGATGCACCGACAGGCTGGCCAGATGCTCGTTCAAGCGTTCGTTACTTCATCGCCGAATTCCACTCCACGGGCCACGCCGGGCACCCCATCCTCGGCGAGCGCGACCTCTCGGCTTGACCTGCACAGCCATTTGCCCGTGCTCGACGGCGTACGGGGCCTCGCGATCCTGATGGTGCTGCTGCTTCACTTCCTCGGCAACATGGAACCGACCAATGCGGTCGAGCGTGCCATCGTCGGCATCACCAACTACGGATCCTACGGCGTCGAACTGTTCTTCGTCCTGTCCGGCTTCCTGATCACGGGCATTCTGTATGACGCCCGCAACAAGCCGAGTTACTTTCGCAATTTCTACATGCGCCGCGTGCTACGGATCTTTCCGCTGTATTACGGCGTGCTGGCGCTGGTGTTCTTTGTCGCGCCGCTGATCTCGGTCCTGCGCGGACCGTCGCTCGACTACTTGGTGGATCGTCAGGCATGGGCCTGGCTTTACGCGGTCAATATCTACATCGCGATCCAGGGCGACTGGTCGTTCTCCTATCTGGAGCACCTTTGGTCGCTGTGCATCGAGGAGCATTTCTATCTGGTCTGGCCGCTCGCGGTGTTCCTGATGGCGCGCCGGCCGCGGATGCTGATCGCCGTGTGCCTGGCGGTTTCGCTCGGCGCCATGCTGGCCCGCTTGACCGGATCGCTGATGGGGTTGAGCTGGTGGACCACTTACGTCCTGACGCCGTTTCGTCTCGATGGACTAGCGCTCGGCGCGTTCCTGGCTGTGATGGCGCGGCAGCCCGGCGGACTGGACCGGCTGGTGCGGGCATTACCCGCAGTGGCGACTGCAGCCACGGCGCTTTTGGTGCTGACGTTTGTCTGGACCCGGCTGGTGTCGCGCGACAGCATGGAGCTGGTGCTGCCGTCTCGTGCCGCCGTGATCCAGGTACTGCTGGCCTGCCTGTTGATCTGGGCGCTGGTGGCATCCGAGAGATCGTCGATCTCGCGGTTCTTCCGCAGCCGCTGGCTGATCTTTCTCGGCACCTACAGCTACGGCCTGTACGTCTACCATCACTTCATTTCGTATTACCTGACCGTCAATCATACCGAACGCGAGCTGACGATCTGGCTCGGCTCGCATGGCGCGGCGATTGCGCTGCAGGCCACGCTTGGCGTGGCCGTGTCGGCGGCGATTGCCTATGCGAGCTACGAGTTGTTTGAGAAGCGCTTCCTCGGATTGAAGCGATTTTATGCGACCGCCAAGGACCCGACGTCCTGAGCGATGACGGTTCTGGCTAAGCCTCGTCGTTCAGGATTTGGCGATAAAAGCCTTCCAGCGCCTTGGCCGCGGCGCTCCAGGCATAGCGCGCTTCCGACAATTGCCGTGCCGAATTTCCGATCCGCGCCGCCAATTCAGGTTCGGCCAATAGTCGTATCACCGCGGCCGCAAACGCGTCGGGCTGGTCCTCGATCAGGATGTCACGGCCGGGAACCGCGTCGATGCCTTCAGCGCCAAGTGTGGTGGAGACCATCGCCTTGCCCATCGCCATCGCTTCGACGATCTTGAGGCGCGTGCCGCCGCCGAGCCGCAACGGCACGATGACGGCCGCGGCGGCGGCGATGAGAGGCCGCAAGTCCGGCACAAACCCGGTGAACGCGATCCGCGGGCCGGCCAGCGCCAGCAGCTGCGGTGACGGCGAGCCGCCGATGATCTTGCAGCGCGCATCCGGGTTCGCCTCGGCGATCCGCGGCCAGATATCCTGGATGAAGTGGGTCGCGCCGTCGATATTGGGCATGTAGGACATCAGCCCGAAGAACACGATCGTACGGCCGTCCGGTTGTGGATCGGTGGGGCGCGGCTTGTAGAAATCGACGTCGGCCGCGTTGGGGATGACCATCGTGCGCGCGCCGGGGATATCGTCGAGCAGGCGCTGCTGGTCCGCGACGCTGCAGAGGTAGACGCCGTCGGCGCGACGATAGGTCCCGAGTTCTTCCCGCCGCAACTTGCGCCAGTTGGCTTCGGCATAGAGGCGCCGGAGCAGGCTGCCGCCGGTCCGCGTGTATTGCCGCGCCAGATCGTAGTCGATGTTGTGGGAGTCCACGACCAAAGCCGGGATCTTCGCGCCCGATGGAGCCTGTCGCAGGTCGCAATGGCCGAGGAAGGTGAATTCGAGGTTGACGATGTCGAACCGTTTGGCGCGCAGCACCTTGTCGAGTGCCTGCTGCATCTCCGGCACCACGACCCGCAGCCGTTCGAAGCTTCGGGTCGAGGCCAGCGACCGGAGCTGCAGCAACCGCTTGGCGAGGCCGTCGCGGCCATAGGGATTTTTGATCAGCACGACCTCGCGGCAGTAGGCCTGCATCGCAAGCCGGCATTCCTCGATGTCGAATTCGTCGTCGACCAGCATCACGGCCGTGATGTCGTGGCGTTGCGCGAGCTGGGTCATCAGCCCATGCAGACGCGCCTGCGCGCCAAAGCGCGGCGGGCTCGCCGGCATCTGCGAGACGTAGAGGATATTGAGGCGCTCGGGGCTCATCGGTCTGCTTATAGGCGCGGCAGCCGGCTTCGCCCGCCGGAAATGCGCGGCAGTTTGGATTAACGTTAAGGCAAGCCGCCGAGGCGCGGCGCTCTCACGTTCTGCGACGTGCAGGGCAAATCGTGGGATAAGCACGCTTCTCAAGGACCCAAGTTGATGTGCGGCATTGCCGGTATAATCGGACGACTGGACCAGACCAACCGCACAGCGCTGCAGCGGATGAACGACGCAATGGTCCACCGCGGCCCGGACGCCGCGGGCGTTTGGGCCTCGACGCCGGATGACCGCGGCTGGGGTGCGCTATTGGCGCATCGCCGGCTCTCGATCCTCGATCTGTCGCCGGCCGGCGCGCAGCCGATGCTGGATCCGGTGACCGGGCACGTCATCGCTTTCAATGGCGAGATTTACAATTACCGGGATTTGAGACGGCGTCTGGAGTCCGAGGGGCAGCAATTCCAGTCCAGCGGCGACACCGCCGTGATGTTGCGCGCGCTCGGCCTGCACGGGCCGGACGCCGTGAAATGGCTGCGCGGCATGTTCGCCTTTGCCTGCTGGGACCAGAAGCAGCGCCGGCTTCTGCTGGCGAGAGATCAGTTGGGCATCAAGCCGCTCTACGTGGCGCGATCGTCGGATCCGAACAGCGGCTGGTCGGTCGTGTTTGCCTCGGAGCTTCGCGCGCTGCTGGCATCCGGGCTTTTGGGCACGCCACGCCTCGATCCGCAGGCGGCGGCGAGCAGTGTGTGGAACGGTTTCGTGGCCGGACCCGGCACGGCCGTCAAAGGCGTCGATCTGCTCTGGCCCGGGCAGCTTCTCGAACTCGACGGTTCGGGCAACGAAGTTCGCCAGGAAGATTTCTGGCGTATCCCCGAGCGCGCACCCGATCCGACCATGGACGAGCACGAACTGGCCGGGATCCTGGAGGAGGGGCTGCGGCTCCATCTCGCCAGCGATGTGCCGCTGGCAGTGTTTCTCTCCGGCGGCGTCGACTCCTCGGCGATGGCCAATCTGGCGCAGCGTGCCGCCAAAAGTCCGATCCATACCTTCACGCTTGCCTTTGAAGAGCAGGAACTCAACGAAGGACCGATCGCGCGACAGATCGCGGTGGCAATCGGCACCGAGCATCACGAGGTGGTGCTGACGGAAGGACATTTCGTTGCAAACCTGGAAGCGGCGCTCGATAGCCTCGACCAGCCGACCTTCGACGGGTTGAATGCCTACTTCATGTCGCGCGCCATTCGCGACGCCGGATTTACCGTTGCGATCTCCGGCACTGGCGGCGACGAATTGTTTGGCGGTTATCCGACCTTCCGGGATCTGCCGGTTTTGCAGCGCTGGTCCAGGCGCGTCGGCTTCTTGCCGCGCGAACTGCAGGTGGCCGCGGCGAAGCTCGTGACCTGGCCGTTGCGGCGCTCCGGTCAAGCGGTGCCGCCGCAGACCCGCTGGGCCAAGCTTCCGGAAATGGTCCGTCACGGCGACGATCTCCTCGCGCTCTATCAGTTGGCCAGCGCGCTGTTCCTGCCGGGATGGCAGCGTGAATTGCTGGCGCCCGGTTTTGCCGACGTGCTGGCCGATGGCCTGCCTTCCGCCATGCGCCAGCGGCTCACTACTGAGACCCGCGGCCGCATGCCGCTGTCGGCGATCAGCGTCATGGAGCAGCGGCTGTTTCTCGGTGAGCGGCTGCTGCGCGACAACGACGTGGCCAGCATGGCCGCCTCGCTGGAACAGCGGGTGCCGCTGGTGGACCATGTGCTGTTCGAAAGCGTGGATCGTCTGCCGGATCAGACGCGCTATCAGCCGCTCGGTCGCAAGGACATGTTGCGACGGATCGGCCTGCGCGGTCTCGACCCGGCGCTGTTCGATCGGCCGAAGAGCGGATTTGTTTTGCCGTTCGATCGCTGGATCCGGCAGGGTTTGAAGAAGGTCATGGACCAGACCATGCGCGACCCGCAGGCGATCGCGCCGTGCGGTCTCGATCCCGTGGCGGTCGAGCGGCTCTGGAAAACCTTCCTCGACGGATCGTCCGGCTTCTACTGGTCGCGGGTCTGGTCGGTCTACGTCTTCATCCGATGGTGCCACCGCAACCAGGTGTATTGCTGAAGACGATCTCGCTAAGGCCTCGTTTCGCCGAAGCCTCGCGTCTTCCGCCGATACGGTGGAGGCGATGGATTACTTTACTAGTTCCATCAATGCCGGCTGCAGTCCGGGCGACGTCGCTGGTTCGCCCGCAAAGTAGCGGCGGATCCGCTCGAGGATCTGTTCAGCAGCGTGCCCGTCTCCGTAGGGATTTTTCGCAGTAGCCATCAACCGGTAGGCCGTTTCATTCGTCAGCAGCCGCACGGCGTGCTCGACGATGGCGTGCGCATTCGGACCGGTCGACAGCGCGGTGCCGGCCGTGACGCCTTCGGGACGTTCGGTGGTGTCGCGCATCACCAGGACCGGCTTCCCCAGCGAGGGCGCCTCTTCCTGGACGCCGCCCGAGTCGGTCAGCACCAGCTTGCAACGCGCCATCAGGGCGACGAAGTTGCGATAACCCTGCGGCGCGATCAGTCGGACGTTCGGCAGGCCGCCGAGCAGCCGGTTGACGTGCGTCAGGACGTTGGGGTTGAGATGGACCGGGTAAACGAACCGATGATCGGGGAAGCGCTCGGCCAGAGTTGCAATCGCCTGACAGATTTGCGCGATGCCATCGCCAAAATTTTCACGGCGGTGCCCGGTGATAAGCACGGTAGGTACCTGCGCCCAGTCGGCGCCGAGCAGCCGGCTCAGTTCAGCGTCGATGTCAGCGCGTATCACCGGGTCGGCGGCCTGGCGCGCCACTTCGATGCGCAGGGCGTCGATGACGGTGTTGCCGGTGACCGAAATCGTTTCGTCGGGAACATGTTCACGGAGCAACGCTGCGCGCGCCGCCTCGGTCGGCGCGAAGTGAAGCGCGACCAGCGGCGTGGCGAGTTTGCGGTTCGCCTCCTCGGGGAAGGGCGACCAGATGTTGCCGGTGCGCAGCCCCGCCTCGACATGGCCGATCGGGATGCGCCGGTAGAAGCATGCGAGCGACGCCGCCAGCACGGTGGTGGTGTCGCCCTGTACCAGCGCCATATCCGGCTGTGCCGTTTCCAGCCAGCCGTCGATGCCGTGCAGGAGTCGGGCGGTCAGTCCCGCTAGGGTCTGGTTGGGGCGCATCACGTCGAGGTCGGCATCGACGGCAAAAGCCGAAGGTATCGGCGACCTGGCGGAACATCTCCTTGTGCTGGCCTGTCGCCACCACGGTGCAGTGAAAGTCTTTGGAGCCGCGTAGCGCCGCCACAACGGGCGCGAGCTTTACCGCCTCGGGGCGCGTGCCCATGAAGACCAGGATGTTGCGCTTGGCGGCCATCGCTCGTTCCTGTTTGCGTCACTTCTGGCTCTGTTGCGCCGGCGGCCGCCCGAAGCGGCGGGCGACAACCTCGAGGCCGGCAACCCAGCTGAATTCGCTGTTGAGGGTGAGGTAACGCTTCCAGAGCTTGCGCGGCTCCATCAGGAGCCGCCAGAACCATTCCATGCCCGCCATCTGGACCCAATGCGGGGCGCGCTTGATGAAACCAGCGAGCACGTCGAAGCTGCCGCCGACGCCGACGATGACGGGTACCTGCAGGCGCTCGCGGTGACGTTCGACCCACGTTTCCTTGAAGGGCGTGGGCATGCCGACGAACAGCATGTGCGCCTTGCTGGCCCGGATTTCCTCGATGATACGCGGATGATCGCCAAGGCTGAAGTAGCCATCGCGGAAACCTGCGATCTCGATACCGGGGTATTGCAGCCGGGAGCGCTCGACGAGCGCCGAGACGACTTCGCGCTTGGCGCCGAGAAAATAGACTCGCAACCGATGTTCACCGGCAGCCGCCAGCAGGCGCGCCATGAGGTCGACACCGGCGACGCGTTCCGGCACCGGCTGGCCGGAGGCCCGCAGCGCCCAGACCACCGACATGCCGTCCGCCAGGATCAGGCGTCCCGCACGGCAGGCCGTTGCCAGCTCCGGATCGCGGCGCATCATGCACAAGTGCGAAGCGTTCGCGGTGATCACCGTATTGGAGGAGGGCGGCTCCTGGCATAGCTCCAGGCATCGGGCCACCGCCGCTTCGATGGTCACGGTATCGAACTTGAGGCCCATCAGTTCGGCGCGCTCGGTGTTCTTCACCGAGGTTTCATCATGACCCGGGGTCGGGTGGCTCTCATGCCAGAGATGCGCCCGCTCGGCGTTGACGCGGGCGGTGGCGGCGCGCTTGCCCATGCGTAGGCAGG
The Bradyrhizobium sp. KBS0727 genome window above contains:
- a CDS encoding AAA family ATPase, which translates into the protein MDARTNELPLESEHDYSDGSEFSRRSSARPSIGVTDVLETLRRGWRLPLYGFLIGLALAAVYFVTVPNPYKSSARILVDRSVSRYLQNNKIVDQPTFDEPEIGSQTFVVSSDSVVIPVVRSLGLTRDSEFVGQPKMGGARISDYLGDLKKAVGNLLGMSVAPPADPEAALERAAVEAVGKRMTVNREDVANVINVSVESEDRNKAAKIANALADSYIATTLDAKLKSTKVASQWLQDRLVELKKQAAEADRALQDFKSANNLKSGGPGQGGQDQRANLEIQLSNAQIATAEAKSRFDRIQQKNGDEITTIVGTDALLNPARSGVINFALNNSDLVKLRSQYREVSARAADVASKVGSKHDIAVKLRRQADDLQSAIKSEEQRIADSYASEYQIAKARETEIAAAVANLAGGTKAGSELRELESSAEALHKLYDSTLQKYKEINTIETETMPVQSARVITRAVPALSKTSKKGWAVLAGSMMLGLFLGAGAAVGKEWVADVFRTPKAVEQVTGNKCVVLPLVEAKSTPMEEFVLDAPYSRFTEALRNVKAQIDTNRNVHGAKVIGIVSSQPKEGKTTVGANLAALMIAASGARTLAIDSDFHVRRLSAALAPDAREGLLEALENPTRLPWLVSRRQRSGLHVLPCVSPARIPNSAELLGSPMMAQLLAVARKSYDYIIIEIAPVMSVVDVKVIERFVDQFVFVVEWGETKRDLVLDALVEAEVVRDRLACVILNKADPVAIQNIESYKGIKSGDYYQS
- the wecB gene encoding non-hydrolyzing UDP-N-acetylglucosamine 2-epimerase yields the protein MRPNQTLAGLTARLLHGIDGWLETAQPDMALVQGDTTTVLAASLACFYRRIPIGHVEAGLRTGNIWSPFPEEANRKLATPLVALHFAPTEAARAALLREHVPDETISVTGNTVIDALRIEVARQAADPVIRADIDAELSRLLGADWAQVPTVLITGHRRENFGDGIAQICQAIATLAERFPDHRFVYPVHLNPNVLTHVNRLLGGLPNVRLIAPQGYRNFVALMARCKLVLTDSGGVQEEAPSLGKPVLVMRDTTERPEGVTAGTALSTGPNAHAIVEHAVRLLTNETAYRLMATAKNPYGDGHAAEQILERIRRYFAGEPATSPGLQPALMELVK
- a CDS encoding acyltransferase; the encoded protein is MLVQAFVTSSPNSTPRATPGTPSSASATSRLDLHSHLPVLDGVRGLAILMVLLLHFLGNMEPTNAVERAIVGITNYGSYGVELFFVLSGFLITGILYDARNKPSYFRNFYMRRVLRIFPLYYGVLALVFFVAPLISVLRGPSLDYLVDRQAWAWLYAVNIYIAIQGDWSFSYLEHLWSLCIEEHFYLVWPLAVFLMARRPRMLIAVCLAVSLGAMLARLTGSLMGLSWWTTYVLTPFRLDGLALGAFLAVMARQPGGLDRLVRALPAVATAATALLVLTFVWTRLVSRDSMELVLPSRAAVIQVLLACLLIWALVASERSSISRFFRSRWLIFLGTYSYGLYVYHHFISYYLTVNHTERELTIWLGSHGAAIALQATLGVAVSAAIAYASYELFEKRFLGLKRFYATAKDPTS
- a CDS encoding O-antigen ligase gives rise to the protein MPRAATHSLEMDGARSSTRTIDGYALIPILACVYATIVFPLIIVSCDPTDSACLMEARPESKIFWPALAAIAVVLAVRNFSRLSFPPHIVWLFAYLALAGTSVLWAFKPETSFIRFSQQAMIVVSIVVPAMLASRKADLVRGLFLCFAIATILNVFFVLGRPPIDTKFATWGYPGYFSGKNYLGECEAIALLLALHETLHPGRRRVFGILIAITAAVLLVLSNSKTAMGLAFLTPLLAGATLLIRRATRFSPALILLSIPACWMILTTLTGFSVYRISYILYGDPTFTGRSIIWDFVESEIEHRPLLGWGYQSFWLVGPDAPSIVNAPGWVKDMPNGHNGYLDVTVELGYAGYALFLAFIFATLHAIGRVAGRDMTRAWLLLTLALQIIITNGLESVWMRGFEMLWIVFLILVAEIARYWKPLHARASHAARGPGSGGTKPGSPRAGRPGPSRGTRRPAASNAWFHSVNGSEPAGTSSPIPPTVGISEGTTPAATNQSTRTSQGIQTSPAEAPD
- a CDS encoding glycosyltransferase family 4 protein, giving the protein MSPERLNILYVSQMPASPPRFGAQARLHGLMTQLAQRHDITAVMLVDDEFDIEECRLAMQAYCREVVLIKNPYGRDGLAKRLLQLRSLASTRSFERLRVVVPEMQQALDKVLRAKRFDIVNLEFTFLGHCDLRQAPSGAKIPALVVDSHNIDYDLARQYTRTGGSLLRRLYAEANWRKLRREELGTYRRADGVYLCSVADQQRLLDDIPGARTMVIPNAADVDFYKPRPTDPQPDGRTIVFFGLMSYMPNIDGATHFIQDIWPRIAEANPDARCKIIGGSPSPQLLALAGPRIAFTGFVPDLRPLIAAAAAVIVPLRLGGGTRLKIVEAMAMGKAMVSTTLGAEGIDAVPGRDILIEDQPDAFAAAVIRLLAEPELAARIGNSARQLSEARYAWSAAAKALEGFYRQILNDEA
- the asnB gene encoding asparagine synthase (glutamine-hydrolyzing) translates to MCGIAGIIGRLDQTNRTALQRMNDAMVHRGPDAAGVWASTPDDRGWGALLAHRRLSILDLSPAGAQPMLDPVTGHVIAFNGEIYNYRDLRRRLESEGQQFQSSGDTAVMLRALGLHGPDAVKWLRGMFAFACWDQKQRRLLLARDQLGIKPLYVARSSDPNSGWSVVFASELRALLASGLLGTPRLDPQAAASSVWNGFVAGPGTAVKGVDLLWPGQLLELDGSGNEVRQEDFWRIPERAPDPTMDEHELAGILEEGLRLHLASDVPLAVFLSGGVDSSAMANLAQRAAKSPIHTFTLAFEEQELNEGPIARQIAVAIGTEHHEVVLTEGHFVANLEAALDSLDQPTFDGLNAYFMSRAIRDAGFTVAISGTGGDELFGGYPTFRDLPVLQRWSRRVGFLPRELQVAAAKLVTWPLRRSGQAVPPQTRWAKLPEMVRHGDDLLALYQLASALFLPGWQRELLAPGFADVLADGLPSAMRQRLTTETRGRMPLSAISVMEQRLFLGERLLRDNDVASMAASLEQRVPLVDHVLFESVDRLPDQTRYQPLGRKDMLRRIGLRGLDPALFDRPKSGFVLPFDRWIRQGLKKVMDQTMRDPQAIAPCGLDPVAVERLWKTFLDGSSGFYWSRVWSVYVFIRWCHRNQVYC